From a single Bacillus gobiensis genomic region:
- a CDS encoding non-ribosomal peptide synthetase produces the protein MSKHAYYPDTLTEEEKFWLNKLSGDINMSSFTQDHKKIKDIEEESDLFTYQLSDDLSHEMIRLANESEYGLLIILTAGVKYLLSIYSGSRDVSIGTPVIRSKSGRAYQDHHLIIRSDIHSGMSCKDLLLEVQKNISEANKNQNVSYDHLAKLLGLEPRKANRLKPRTIIQLDNIQHDLKVHRSNADTTFRFHWDGRNIVCTITSQANERERIEKMTDMLTVFVEALVKKPSTRLSDIDFLSTDRDCILYEFNSTSTEYPKDKSVVELFEMQVSKTPHETAVIFQDQKLTYQELNKKANHLANELVKQGITENKIVGIMLDRSLELPIALLGVLKAGGAYLPISHDYPEERINYLISNSGVDIMLTNNVNQEFHKQNIRSININTILSKDTHAEMEENLELTILPESLMYVLYTSGSTGEPKGVMVKRNSFVNLLSWYTNEFGMSQTDNVLLIAPISFDTAHKNVFAPIIIGAKLHLFQPGIYDYNEMSNYIHLQNITTINCTPSGFYPLVDYNERSDFSRLASLKHVFLGGESVHCKRLMPLAESDNFKSEIVNTYGPTECTDIAAFYRISNLEIKQMITIPIGKPIDNAEIYIVDQNMNLLPIGISGELCIAGAGMSHGYANAPELTDAKFVDFPSVPGKKVYKTGDMARWLPDGNVEFLGRKDNLTKIRGFRVETGEIEICLMKHLDVEEAAVIAMEDPQGTKELSAYFTSEVTITISELRNFLMKRLPEYMVPVYFTQLKTMPHNQNGKIDRHALPKPYMDQAAGEGFVAPLGDVEEKITRIWEDVLTSERIGVYDNFFELGGHSLKAASIILKINQEFETNLKLNELFKKPTIKEITALISDKSQNKDSNVLPVAEKECYPVSSQQKRLYILWQLSRDSVAYNLPAATMIEGQLNLDKLIETFQTLVDRHEALRTSFSFVDGQLMQFVHPRVDVSVEIVDAKEEEAMETVKSLIKPFHLEKPPLFHIYVIRLEKNKHLLVTDAHHIVFDGISMDIIMEEFTQYYSGKDLPQVNLQYRDYAVWQERFFQIGEFTQKEKYWLNLFKEGVPVLQLNTDYPRLPMQDEKGDCVFITAEDNLTYRLRKIAAENGSTLYMVLLSALNVLFFKYTEQEDIVIGSPSAGRSRSGLEKVIGMFVNTVVMRNFPSREKTFRTLLNEVKDAVLKALDHEEYPFEVLVEQLNVHRDPGRNPVFDIMFALDMNENTFTNAGDLSFRNIAIESSMTQFDLFIHAVETENNIDFKFKYRSNLFAKTTIQRMADHFIRLLNEITKTIDWPLKKIQMISEEEKHTLLSEFNKTEKVYSYQMAIQELFEGQAKDVPSKTALHWKENTLTYSELEMKANQLARVLRKKGVQRNTIVGIMSEPSLNMMIGLLGILKAGGAFLPIDPGFPIRRINYLLEDSDCKLILAERSLEETPPFKQQVISLDEETFCGEEVSRLENINKPEDLAYVMYTSGTTGNPKGVMIEHRNLINQIKGLVSDLQIEKEDRHMLLAKMTFDVSVQQIFLPILSGGTLFIPDKELVGEPGKLWTFIENNKIDILGAVPAHLKVLIISESTNHRLRYIFVAGEVFTKKLYDELRRTVHADNILNLYGPTEATIFSTLYTCTEAEKGTSLPIGKPLSNYRAYILDRDDQPVPIGATGELCIGGAGVSRGYINKPDLTNERFVSDPIFPDKKMYKTGDLARWLPDGNIEYIGRIDHQVKINGVRIEPDEINDHLINHRSIENSVVIAKQNPNGESYLCAYVITKQEMTAAELRAYLKNKLPEYMIPASFVQLKQMPLTANDKIDRKALQNRNDEDHLQSKTVYTAPSSHLEKRIADIWKQILGMNQVGIHDHFFELGGNSLTIIQVNERLKEELEIDISVVELFRHPTIYSLAEQVKSKNENRTPENENADRGNVMEESRNRLKQRRQRKRDWNGS, from the coding sequence ATGAGTAAACACGCTTATTATCCAGACACTTTAACGGAAGAAGAAAAATTTTGGCTGAACAAACTTTCCGGAGATATAAACATGAGCAGTTTTACGCAGGATCACAAAAAAATTAAGGACATAGAAGAGGAAAGTGATCTTTTTACCTATCAATTGTCAGATGACCTTTCACATGAAATGATCAGACTTGCGAATGAATCGGAATATGGACTTTTGATTATCTTGACGGCTGGTGTGAAATACTTGCTTTCTATCTATTCCGGAAGCCGTGATGTATCAATCGGAACTCCTGTTATCCGATCAAAATCAGGCAGGGCTTATCAAGATCATCACCTGATTATTCGAAGTGATATTCATAGCGGCATGTCATGTAAAGACCTACTGCTTGAAGTGCAGAAAAATATTTCAGAAGCAAATAAAAACCAAAATGTATCATACGATCATTTAGCAAAACTGCTTGGATTAGAGCCTAGAAAAGCCAATCGTCTAAAACCGCGTACAATTATCCAGCTTGATAATATTCAACATGACCTAAAAGTTCACAGATCAAATGCCGATACAACTTTTCGTTTTCATTGGGATGGAAGAAATATTGTTTGCACGATTACTAGCCAGGCAAATGAAAGAGAACGCATTGAAAAAATGACAGACATGCTGACTGTTTTTGTTGAAGCATTAGTGAAAAAGCCAAGTACCCGCCTTTCCGATATCGATTTTTTATCCACAGACAGAGATTGTATTCTTTACGAGTTTAACAGTACATCTACAGAGTATCCTAAGGACAAATCAGTGGTTGAGCTGTTTGAGATGCAAGTATCCAAAACTCCGCACGAGACAGCCGTTATTTTTCAAGATCAGAAGCTAACCTATCAGGAATTAAATAAAAAAGCGAACCATCTGGCAAATGAATTGGTTAAGCAGGGAATTACTGAAAATAAAATAGTAGGGATTATGTTAGATCGCTCGCTCGAACTTCCAATTGCTTTATTAGGGGTGTTAAAGGCTGGAGGAGCATATTTGCCAATCAGCCACGACTATCCGGAAGAACGCATCAATTATTTGATAAGCAACTCAGGCGTAGACATTATGTTAACGAACAATGTCAATCAGGAGTTTCATAAACAGAATATTCGATCGATTAATATCAATACGATCTTAAGCAAGGATACGCATGCTGAAATGGAAGAAAATTTGGAATTGACCATTTTACCGGAAAGTTTAATGTATGTACTTTATACATCCGGAAGTACGGGTGAGCCAAAAGGCGTCATGGTGAAAAGAAACTCATTTGTAAATCTGCTCAGCTGGTATACGAATGAATTTGGCATGAGTCAAACGGACAATGTCTTATTAATTGCCCCAATCAGCTTTGATACCGCACATAAGAATGTGTTTGCTCCTATAATCATAGGGGCGAAACTGCACCTTTTTCAGCCTGGAATATACGATTACAATGAAATGTCAAACTATATTCATTTGCAAAACATTACAACGATCAATTGCACGCCAAGCGGTTTTTACCCGTTAGTGGATTACAATGAACGATCGGATTTCAGTAGATTGGCATCATTGAAGCACGTTTTCTTAGGTGGCGAATCCGTTCATTGCAAAAGACTGATGCCACTAGCGGAGTCAGACAATTTCAAAAGCGAAATTGTCAATACTTATGGTCCTACGGAGTGCACGGATATCGCCGCTTTCTACAGGATTAGCAATCTGGAAATCAAGCAAATGATAACAATTCCGATCGGCAAGCCAATCGATAATGCGGAAATCTACATTGTTGATCAAAATATGAACCTTTTGCCGATCGGAATTTCAGGAGAATTATGTATTGCCGGTGCCGGTATGTCACACGGGTATGCCAATGCACCGGAGTTAACGGATGCTAAGTTTGTTGATTTTCCGTCTGTCCCAGGGAAAAAAGTGTACAAAACAGGAGATATGGCAAGGTGGTTGCCTGATGGAAATGTAGAATTTCTCGGCAGAAAAGACAATTTAACAAAAATCAGAGGTTTTCGAGTAGAAACCGGAGAGATTGAGATATGCCTGATGAAGCATCTTGATGTAGAAGAGGCAGCCGTCATCGCAATGGAAGATCCTCAAGGCACAAAAGAGTTAAGTGCATATTTTACATCTGAGGTAACGATCACGATTTCTGAATTAAGAAATTTCCTTATGAAACGGCTGCCGGAATATATGGTGCCGGTTTATTTCACGCAACTGAAAACCATGCCTCATAATCAAAATGGGAAAATTGATCGGCATGCTTTGCCAAAACCTTATATGGATCAAGCAGCAGGCGAAGGTTTTGTTGCTCCTCTAGGTGACGTGGAAGAGAAAATTACGCGAATTTGGGAGGACGTACTTACTAGTGAACGAATCGGTGTTTATGATAACTTTTTCGAACTAGGAGGACATTCGTTAAAGGCGGCTTCCATCATACTTAAAATCAACCAGGAATTTGAAACCAATCTGAAATTAAATGAATTGTTTAAAAAACCAACGATAAAGGAAATCACGGCTCTAATTTCTGACAAGAGTCAAAATAAAGACTCCAATGTATTGCCTGTCGCAGAAAAAGAATGTTATCCCGTTTCTTCTCAGCAAAAACGATTATACATTCTCTGGCAGCTAAGCAGGGATTCAGTCGCTTACAATTTGCCAGCTGCAACAATGATAGAAGGTCAGCTGAATCTTGATAAATTAATCGAAACCTTTCAAACTCTTGTCGATCGTCATGAAGCGTTGCGTACGTCTTTTTCGTTTGTCGATGGTCAGTTGATGCAGTTTGTTCATCCACGTGTCGACGTTTCGGTTGAAATTGTCGATGCAAAAGAGGAAGAGGCAATGGAAACGGTCAAAAGTCTTATCAAGCCTTTTCATTTGGAAAAGCCGCCACTTTTTCATATTTATGTGATAAGACTTGAAAAAAATAAGCATTTATTGGTGACTGACGCTCATCATATCGTTTTTGATGGTATTTCAATGGATATTATCATGGAGGAATTTACTCAATACTATTCAGGAAAAGATTTGCCTCAGGTTAACCTGCAGTATCGGGACTATGCCGTATGGCAGGAGAGATTTTTTCAGATTGGTGAGTTTACACAGAAAGAGAAGTATTGGCTGAACTTGTTTAAAGAAGGAGTTCCTGTCCTTCAATTAAATACAGATTATCCGCGTCTTCCAATGCAGGACGAAAAAGGGGATTGCGTGTTCATTACAGCAGAAGACAACTTGACGTACCGCTTACGAAAAATAGCAGCGGAAAATGGGTCGACCCTTTATATGGTATTGCTTTCTGCATTGAATGTCTTGTTTTTTAAATATACCGAACAGGAAGATATTGTAATCGGCTCTCCATCAGCAGGCAGATCCAGGTCTGGGTTAGAAAAGGTCATCGGCATGTTTGTCAATACGGTAGTCATGAGAAACTTTCCAAGCCGCGAAAAAACGTTCCGTACGTTATTGAATGAAGTGAAGGATGCTGTACTGAAAGCCCTTGATCATGAAGAATATCCATTTGAAGTGTTGGTTGAGCAATTAAACGTTCACCGGGATCCAGGAAGAAATCCGGTTTTTGATATTATGTTTGCTCTTGATATGAACGAGAATACGTTTACCAATGCCGGGGATTTATCATTTCGAAATATAGCGATTGAAAGCAGCATGACGCAATTTGATCTCTTCATTCATGCAGTGGAAACAGAAAACAACATCGATTTTAAATTCAAATATCGATCAAATTTATTTGCGAAGACTACCATACAAAGGATGGCCGATCATTTTATTCGTTTGCTTAATGAAATAACCAAAACGATCGATTGGCCATTAAAAAAAATTCAGATGATTTCCGAAGAGGAGAAGCATACCCTGCTTTCTGAATTCAACAAGACAGAAAAAGTATATTCCTATCAAATGGCGATTCAAGAGTTATTTGAAGGACAAGCCAAAGACGTTCCATCAAAAACTGCTCTCCATTGGAAAGAGAACACTCTAACTTACTCTGAATTAGAGATGAAGGCGAATCAGCTGGCACGCGTTTTACGAAAAAAAGGCGTACAACGGAATACAATTGTCGGGATTATGTCTGAACCATCTTTAAATATGATGATTGGGCTTCTCGGGATACTAAAAGCAGGCGGCGCGTTTTTGCCGATTGATCCCGGTTTTCCGATCAGAAGGATAAACTATCTCTTGGAAGACAGCGATTGCAAATTGATTTTAGCGGAGCGCTCGCTGGAGGAAACGCCACCTTTTAAACAGCAAGTGATTTCGCTGGATGAAGAAACGTTTTGCGGTGAAGAAGTCAGTCGCCTTGAAAATATCAATAAACCTGAAGACTTAGCGTATGTCATGTATACGTCCGGAACAACTGGGAATCCAAAAGGCGTGATGATCGAACATCGAAATCTTATCAATCAGATCAAGGGATTGGTTTCCGACTTGCAAATCGAAAAGGAAGATCGTCACATGCTGCTTGCGAAGATGACTTTCGATGTTTCTGTGCAGCAGATTTTTCTTCCGATCCTCTCCGGAGGGACGCTTTTTATTCCCGATAAGGAGCTGGTCGGAGAACCTGGGAAGCTTTGGACCTTTATTGAAAACAACAAGATCGATATTTTGGGGGCTGTACCAGCTCATTTGAAAGTTTTGATTATCAGTGAATCAACCAATCATCGGCTCCGTTATATCTTTGTAGCGGGTGAGGTTTTTACTAAGAAGCTATATGATGAACTGCGCCGTACCGTTCATGCCGATAACATCTTGAATCTGTACGGTCCAACAGAGGCAACGATTTTCTCAACCCTCTATACCTGCACGGAAGCTGAAAAAGGAACGAGCCTTCCTATCGGTAAACCTTTAAGCAACTATCGGGCGTACATTTTAGATCGTGATGATCAGCCTGTACCTATCGGAGCAACAGGAGAGCTTTGTATTGGAGGAGCCGGTGTATCAAGAGGATATATTAACAAACCGGATTTGACAAACGAACGGTTCGTCTCCGATCCCATTTTCCCGGATAAAAAGATGTATAAAACGGGGGATCTTGCCAGATGGCTTCCGGACGGAAACATTGAGTATATCGGAAGAATCGACCACCAGGTAAAGATTAACGGAGTGCGAATCGAGCCGGACGAAATCAATGATCATCTGATCAACCATCGCTCTATAGAGAATTCAGTTGTGATCGCCAAACAAAATCCGAACGGGGAAAGCTATTTATGTGCGTATGTCATTACAAAGCAAGAAATGACGGCCGCTGAATTAAGGGCTTATTTGAAAAATAAATTACCTGAGTACATGATCCCTGCATCCTTTGTCCAGTTAAAACAAATGCCGTTAACAGCCAACGATAAAATTGATCGAAAGGCGCTGCAAAACAGAAATGATGAGGATCATTTACAGTCAAAAACTGTTTATACAGCACCTTCATCCCATCTTGAAAAAAGGATAGCTGATATATGGAAACAAATACTGGGGATGAATCAAGTAGGGATCCATGATCATTTCTTTGAACTTGGCGGAAATTCACTTACGATTATTCAAGTGAATGAACGGTTGAAAGAAGAATTAGAGATTGATATAAGTGTTGTGGAGCTATTCAGACACCCGACCATTTATTCTCTAGCTGAGCAAGTCAAATCGAAGAATGAGAATCGGACTCCTGAAAACGAGAATGCGGATAGAGGCAATGTGATGGAGGAATCGAGAAATAGGCTGAAACAGAGAAGGCAAAGAAAGAGGGATTGGAATGGATCGTAG
- a CDS encoding type I polyketide synthase, producing MDRSMPETNGMEIAIIGMSCRFPGGQTIGEFWENLKQGKESVSIFSDEELLEGGIDRETLQNPNYVKAGGAITGTEWFDIDLFQYSPREAEVMDPQLKILHECAWEALENSGYSSDNMNGLVGTYIGSSTNLYWMDTIYRHVQDFIKEAELLNGSQFFSTRLSHQLNLKGPSYTVQTACSSSLVAVHLACQALLSGDCDMALAGGVSLTLPEKRGYVYRDGMILSPDGHCRPFDASAKGTVNGNGAGLVVLKRLEDAVSDGDSIYAVVKGSAINNDGSDKVSFTAPSVEGQANAIKAAHYMAEVEPESITYVETHGTGTMLGDPIEIEALKLAFHTKKRRFCGIGSVKANIGHLDNAAGIAGLIKTAAALKHRMIPPSINFEKPNEKIDFENSPFYVNDKLTEWKNPEFPLRAGVSSFGMGGTNAHVVLEEAPEREASGGSRRYQLLAFSAQTEKSLDEQSKRLARYLKDHADVNLADVSYTLLNGRKRLNYRSMVAVSNIEEAKRELLKSNPVHRFGNDAPSKQLIFMFPGQGAQYINMGLELYREEKVFRKHVDQCFQILSEISQIDWKEVLYPSDPVVEERGEINQTSYTQPALFIIEYSLAKTLMEWGITPDGMIGHSIGEYVAACLSGVFPLKDALTLVLERAGLMQQLPQGRMVSVMASEHEVLPFMSAGLSIAAVNGPLSCVISGSHEEISRFEAKLAREGYSCKSLSTSHAFHSAMMDPILAAYREKLKEIEFCQPEIPYLSNVTGEWITASQATSPEYWVRHLRHTVRFYDGIQQLITNAENLFVEVGPGRILSSLIRQQIQEESSQVIVNTVRHFRESVDDDKFLLQSIGKLYIHNVKIDWASFFSNEIRHRIPLPAYPFDRKYYSVSKRYPSNDRTSAPPMEVTADSKRSLPVQDEKEQKVLEAFRDVTGVKQIHGNDDFFELGGNSLTAVNVVARLQKEFDISINDLFEHPRIDDLAQSISYKAEKHTTIDKEALTDYLTARRDGHRLEEGRLQEFEETRRRYEERNRRYKEADLSSQLTYENILLTGATGYLGVYLLRELFIHSAGNVHIIVRSGSQIEAENRVIEKIRDYFGQDFYDEYRERMFVYCGDLAKPDLGLDRTMYQYLSHTIQCIIHSAGDVSHYGNYAKSFAANVSATRNIIEFSLTGAKKDLNHISTLAVASGRVKKQKDILYTEYDHDLGQMIENHYPKTKLEAEKLVVEARKKGVNSNIFRVGNIVFDSKSGRFQENIEQNALYTMMKSYIEIGVVPEMEKDTDFTCVDDVSRVIICLFDKEELKNETHHIYNPDHVSLADLLTIPDLNLNVTKTSLEKFIDYIFDEKQMNRFASEIYHLQLHSVGDGQAVFGHAEQTVFHITAEKTNLLLKRMGFEWNKISSPLVRKMIEYGQQVEFFNKSVR from the coding sequence ATGGATCGTAGCATGCCAGAAACAAACGGGATGGAGATCGCGATTATCGGGATGTCCTGCCGGTTTCCCGGCGGACAGACGATCGGCGAATTTTGGGAAAATTTGAAGCAAGGCAAAGAATCGGTTTCGATATTCTCTGATGAAGAGCTCTTGGAGGGAGGAATTGACCGGGAAACACTCCAAAACCCAAATTACGTAAAGGCGGGAGGGGCCATTACTGGTACAGAATGGTTTGATATTGATTTATTTCAATATTCTCCCCGGGAAGCAGAAGTGATGGATCCCCAGCTGAAAATCTTGCATGAATGCGCTTGGGAAGCATTGGAGAATAGCGGCTACTCTTCGGATAATATGAACGGATTAGTCGGGACTTACATCGGGAGCTCGACGAACTTGTACTGGATGGATACGATTTACCGTCACGTGCAAGATTTCATTAAAGAAGCCGAGCTGTTAAATGGCTCACAATTTTTCAGTACAAGACTCTCCCACCAATTGAATTTGAAAGGGCCGAGCTACACCGTTCAGACGGCATGTTCATCCTCATTGGTTGCTGTTCATTTGGCATGCCAGGCGCTTTTAAGCGGTGATTGCGATATGGCTTTAGCTGGAGGGGTCTCGCTAACATTGCCTGAGAAAAGGGGATATGTCTACCGGGACGGCATGATTCTTTCACCAGATGGACATTGCCGGCCATTTGATGCAAGTGCCAAAGGGACTGTAAATGGCAATGGAGCCGGGCTCGTCGTTTTGAAACGGCTGGAGGATGCTGTTTCTGACGGGGATTCGATTTATGCTGTCGTGAAAGGATCCGCTATAAATAATGATGGGTCGGATAAGGTGAGCTTTACAGCGCCAAGTGTGGAAGGACAAGCAAACGCAATCAAGGCAGCTCATTACATGGCAGAAGTAGAGCCTGAGAGTATTACGTACGTAGAGACCCATGGTACCGGCACGATGCTTGGAGATCCGATTGAGATTGAAGCGTTAAAGCTGGCATTTCACACAAAAAAACGAAGGTTTTGCGGTATTGGTTCAGTCAAAGCAAATATTGGGCATCTTGACAATGCCGCTGGAATCGCTGGTTTGATTAAAACGGCCGCTGCTTTGAAACACCGGATGATTCCTCCAAGTATTAACTTTGAAAAACCGAATGAAAAAATTGATTTTGAGAACAGCCCGTTTTACGTGAATGATAAATTGACAGAGTGGAAAAACCCCGAGTTTCCTTTAAGAGCCGGAGTAAGTTCTTTCGGGATGGGAGGAACTAATGCCCATGTCGTACTTGAGGAAGCTCCGGAAAGAGAGGCATCAGGAGGGAGCAGAAGATATCAACTGCTTGCTTTTTCCGCACAAACAGAAAAATCTCTTGACGAACAGTCGAAAAGGCTGGCTCGTTATTTGAAAGATCATGCTGATGTGAATCTGGCAGACGTGTCCTATACGCTTTTAAACGGCAGAAAACGGTTAAACTATCGAAGCATGGTAGCGGTTTCTAATATTGAGGAAGCGAAGCGTGAACTTCTCAAATCTAATCCTGTTCATCGTTTTGGAAACGACGCACCGAGCAAGCAGCTCATCTTTATGTTTCCAGGGCAAGGCGCACAATACATCAATATGGGATTGGAATTGTACAGAGAAGAAAAAGTTTTTCGAAAACATGTCGATCAGTGTTTTCAAATTTTAAGTGAAATAAGCCAAATAGATTGGAAGGAAGTGTTATACCCGTCGGATCCAGTGGTGGAAGAGAGGGGAGAAATCAATCAAACATCCTACACCCAGCCTGCACTGTTCATTATTGAATACTCCTTAGCAAAAACGTTAATGGAATGGGGGATTACTCCCGATGGCATGATTGGTCACAGCATTGGCGAGTATGTAGCTGCTTGCTTGTCCGGGGTATTTCCACTAAAAGACGCACTAACACTTGTTCTTGAACGAGCGGGTCTAATGCAGCAATTACCCCAAGGAAGAATGGTAAGTGTCATGGCTTCAGAACATGAAGTTTTACCGTTTATGAGTGCGGGTTTATCGATTGCAGCTGTGAATGGTCCATTATCTTGCGTTATTTCAGGCTCTCATGAAGAGATTTCTCGTTTTGAAGCAAAACTTGCTCGTGAAGGCTATTCCTGTAAAAGCCTATCAACCTCCCATGCATTTCATTCAGCTATGATGGATCCAATCTTAGCTGCTTATCGAGAAAAGTTAAAAGAAATCGAATTTTGCCAGCCGGAAATACCGTATCTATCGAATGTGACCGGCGAGTGGATTACTGCAAGCCAAGCAACAAGTCCTGAATATTGGGTCCGTCATTTGCGGCATACTGTAAGGTTTTATGACGGTATCCAGCAGCTCATAACTAATGCTGAAAACCTTTTTGTAGAAGTCGGTCCGGGCAGAATATTAAGTTCTCTCATTAGACAGCAAATCCAAGAAGAATCTTCACAGGTAATTGTCAACACAGTGCGTCATTTTAGAGAAAGCGTCGATGATGATAAATTTTTGCTCCAATCGATCGGCAAACTTTATATCCATAACGTGAAAATTGACTGGGCAAGCTTTTTTTCAAATGAAATTAGACATCGTATTCCACTGCCTGCATATCCATTTGATCGAAAGTACTATAGTGTGAGCAAACGTTATCCCAGTAATGACAGGACGTCTGCTCCTCCAATGGAAGTCACAGCAGACTCGAAGCGAAGCCTTCCAGTTCAGGATGAAAAAGAGCAAAAAGTACTTGAAGCCTTTAGAGACGTTACCGGGGTAAAACAAATACACGGGAATGATGATTTCTTTGAATTAGGCGGGAACTCCCTGACGGCTGTCAATGTTGTTGCCAGGTTACAAAAGGAGTTTGACATCTCCATAAATGATCTATTTGAACATCCAAGAATTGATGATCTAGCTCAGAGCATTTCCTATAAAGCTGAGAAACATACAACAATTGATAAAGAAGCTTTAACAGATTACCTTACTGCCAGAAGGGATGGGCACCGGCTGGAAGAAGGGCGATTGCAGGAATTCGAAGAAACAAGACGTAGATATGAGGAGAGAAACAGAAGATATAAAGAAGCCGATCTTTCTTCTCAATTAACATATGAAAATATTCTTTTAACTGGTGCGACTGGATATTTGGGAGTTTATCTGCTCCGCGAGCTATTCATCCATTCAGCAGGTAATGTGCATATAATTGTCAGAAGCGGGAGTCAAATAGAAGCAGAAAACCGTGTAATCGAAAAAATCCGCGATTATTTTGGGCAAGATTTTTATGATGAATACCGAGAAAGAATGTTTGTATACTGCGGAGACCTCGCTAAGCCGGACTTGGGCCTGGATCGAACCATGTATCAATATCTTAGCCATACGATCCAATGCATCATTCATTCAGCCGGCGATGTGAGTCATTATGGAAACTATGCCAAATCCTTTGCGGCAAATGTTTCGGCAACGAGAAATATAATAGAATTTTCGCTTACGGGAGCTAAAAAAGATCTGAACCATATTTCCACACTGGCTGTAGCTTCTGGCAGGGTGAAGAAGCAAAAAGATATCTTATATACGGAATATGATCATGATTTGGGACAAATGATTGAAAACCACTATCCTAAAACAAAACTGGAAGCTGAAAAGCTCGTTGTTGAGGCAAGGAAAAAAGGCGTAAATAGCAACATTTTCCGTGTGGGAAATATCGTTTTTGATTCTAAATCAGGAAGATTTCAAGAAAACATCGAGCAAAACGCTTTATACACGATGATGAAATCTTACATAGAGATCGGCGTCGTGCCAGAAATGGAAAAAGATACGGATTTTACATGCGTAGACGATGTTAGCCGGGTCATTATCTGTCTCTTTGATAAAGAAGAGCTAAAAAATGAAACGCACCATATTTATAATCCCGATCATGTAAGTTTAGCCGATCTTCTAACGATTCCAGACTTAAATCTGAATGTAACAAAAACGTCACTCGAGAAATTTATAGATTACATCTTTGATGAAAAGCAAATGAATCGTTTTGCATCTGAAATTTATCATCTGCAGTTGCATAGTGTAGGTGATGGACAGGCTGTTTTTGGACATGCCGAGCAAACCGTGTTCCATATTACTGCTGAGAAGACAAATCTATTGCTTAAAAGAATGGGTTTTGAATGGAATAAAATTAGCAGTCCGTTGGTTAGAAAAATGATCGAGTATGGTCAGCAGGTGGAGTTTTTCAATAAATCTGTCCGATAA